The Paraburkholderia sp. ZP32-5 genome includes a window with the following:
- a CDS encoding flagella synthesis protein FlgN, giving the protein MKDALVATLIEEYSTVEAFASVLTLETKALTAVSPLEQLPAIVEKKTELIGVLARLEAARDAQLADLGFPAGWSGMELAASGDTRIATQWKLLQKAADRARRVNTNNGELIRVRMDYNQRALAALQVNVPRKASLYGPDGRIPAHLGL; this is encoded by the coding sequence ATGAAAGACGCCCTGGTTGCTACCCTGATCGAAGAATATTCGACCGTCGAGGCGTTCGCCTCGGTCCTCACGCTCGAAACCAAAGCACTGACCGCGGTATCGCCGCTCGAGCAGCTGCCCGCCATCGTCGAAAAGAAAACCGAGCTGATCGGCGTACTCGCGAGGCTCGAAGCCGCGCGCGACGCGCAGCTGGCCGATCTGGGCTTCCCGGCCGGCTGGTCCGGCATGGAACTCGCGGCAAGCGGCGACACGCGCATCGCAACGCAGTGGAAACTGCTGCAAAAGGCCGCCGACCGCGCGCGGCGCGTCAACACCAACAACGGCGAACTGATCCGCGTGCGGATGGACTACAACCAGCGCGCGCTGGCGGCACTGCAGGTCAACGTGCCGCGCAAGGCCAGCCTGTATGGCCCCGACGGTCGCATTCCCGCTCACCTCGGACTCTGA
- a CDS encoding nucleotide-binding protein, translating into MDKLVSDQAEGLRRMLARGGARVIAVTGASLGTGSTTVVVNLAAALAQQGKDVLVVDECVGEKSVSAMLGGLRGAGNFAAVMRGEMPVDFAAARHALGFSVLAASRNNREGHTAAEFGVLLGGSADIVLIDAQLDAQGHLSEFAKQAHDVMVVTRVSAQAITDAYACIKRLHYAHAIAQFRVLMSHVHSPNDAHAAFANLAGVAGRYLTVALEDAGCIAADMRIARAEELSRCVVDAFPSTPAARDLRHLAAELQYWPIRPAMSPQTPWRASAAVTAAHHADQPSAQHA; encoded by the coding sequence TTGGATAAGCTCGTCTCGGATCAGGCGGAGGGACTGCGGCGGATGCTTGCGCGCGGCGGCGCGCGCGTGATCGCAGTGACGGGCGCATCGTTGGGCACGGGCAGCACGACGGTCGTCGTCAATCTTGCCGCGGCGCTCGCGCAGCAGGGCAAGGACGTGCTGGTCGTCGACGAATGCGTCGGCGAGAAGTCGGTGAGCGCGATGCTCGGCGGCTTGCGCGGCGCGGGCAATTTCGCGGCGGTGATGCGCGGCGAGATGCCGGTCGATTTCGCGGCGGCGCGGCACGCGCTCGGCTTTTCGGTGCTGGCGGCGTCGCGCAACAACCGCGAAGGCCACACGGCCGCCGAGTTCGGCGTGCTGCTCGGCGGTTCAGCCGACATCGTACTGATCGACGCGCAACTGGACGCGCAAGGACACCTGTCGGAGTTCGCCAAGCAGGCGCACGACGTGATGGTCGTCACGCGCGTGTCGGCGCAGGCGATTACCGACGCGTATGCGTGCATTAAACGTTTGCACTACGCGCATGCGATCGCGCAGTTCCGCGTGCTGATGAGTCACGTGCACAGCCCGAACGATGCGCATGCCGCATTCGCGAATCTGGCCGGCGTGGCCGGCCGTTATCTGACGGTGGCGCTCGAGGACGCCGGCTGCATCGCGGCCGATATGCGCATCGCGCGAGCGGAGGAGTTGTCGCGCTGTGTCGTCGACGCGTTCCCGTCGACGCCGGCTGCGCGCGACCTGCGCCATCTCGCCGCCGAATTGCAGTACTGGCCGATCCGGCCAGCGATGTCGCCGCAAACGCCCTGGCGGGCGAGCGCGGCAGTTACAGCGGCGCACCACGCCGACCAACCGTCCGCGCAGCACGCTTAA
- a CDS encoding type II toxin-antitoxin system HicB family antitoxin, with protein sequence MKHLIFPIAIEPGDSKHAFGVVVPDIPGCYSAGDTIEEAYTNARQAIESHLEALLDEGLPLPDAATLSEHQRNPEFAGFMWGFVTTRNIPALRRAIRINISLPEVLVQEIDTYAQARGLSRSAFLALAAEHEMARV encoded by the coding sequence ATGAAGCATCTGATCTTTCCGATCGCTATCGAACCTGGAGACAGCAAGCACGCATTCGGCGTGGTCGTACCGGACATCCCGGGCTGCTACTCCGCGGGCGATACGATCGAGGAAGCCTATACAAACGCGCGGCAAGCCATCGAATCGCATCTCGAAGCGCTGCTCGACGAAGGTCTGCCGCTTCCCGATGCGGCAACACTCAGCGAGCATCAGCGCAATCCGGAGTTCGCGGGTTTTATGTGGGGCTTCGTCACGACGCGCAACATTCCGGCGTTGCGCCGCGCGATCCGTATCAACATCTCGCTGCCCGAAGTGCTCGTGCAGGAAATCGACACGTACGCGCAGGCGCGCGGTTTGTCGCGTTCGGCATTTCTCGCGTTGGCCGCCGAACACGAGATGGCTCGCGTGTGA
- a CDS encoding RNA polymerase sigma factor FliA, with product MYNAQGKISQAEVLTKYAPLVRRLGLQLVAKMPASVDLDDLIQAGMIGLLDAAGRYKEDQGAQFETYASQRIRGAMLDELRSNDWLPRSLRRTSREVETAVHKVEQNLGRSASEAEIAEHLQMPLDEYQSMLQDLHGSQLIYYEDFDRSADDEPFLDRYCVDHSDPLSALLDDSLRSALVEAIDRLPEREKLLMSLYYERGMNLREIGAVMEVSESRVCQLHSQAVARLRARLKEMAWANAEAN from the coding sequence ATGTATAACGCTCAGGGAAAGATTTCTCAGGCTGAAGTTCTGACGAAGTACGCACCGCTCGTGCGTCGACTCGGCTTGCAGCTTGTCGCGAAAATGCCGGCGAGCGTCGATCTCGACGATCTGATCCAGGCCGGCATGATCGGCTTGCTGGATGCGGCCGGCCGCTACAAGGAAGACCAGGGCGCGCAGTTCGAGACCTATGCCAGCCAGCGCATTCGCGGCGCGATGCTCGACGAGCTGCGCAGCAACGACTGGTTGCCGCGCAGCTTGCGCCGCACGTCGCGCGAAGTGGAAACGGCCGTGCACAAGGTCGAACAGAACCTCGGCCGCTCGGCGAGCGAGGCTGAGATCGCCGAACATCTACAGATGCCGCTCGATGAATATCAGTCGATGCTGCAGGACCTGCACGGCAGCCAGCTGATCTATTACGAAGACTTCGACCGTTCCGCCGACGACGAGCCGTTTCTGGACCGCTACTGCGTGGACCATTCGGACCCGCTCTCCGCGCTGCTCGACGACAGCCTGCGCTCGGCGCTGGTCGAAGCGATCGATCGTTTGCCGGAACGCGAAAAGCTGCTGATGTCGCTGTACTACGAGCGCGGCATGAACCTGCGCGAAATCGGTGCGGTGATGGAAGTCAGCGAATCGCGTGTATGTCAGCTGCACAGCCAGGCAGTGGCGCGGCTGCGCGCTCGGCTGAAGGAAATGGCCTGGGCGAATGCCGAAGCCAACTGA
- the flhF gene encoding flagellar biosynthesis protein FlhF — translation MNIRKFVGANSRDALRLVREALGPDAVVLSNRTMGDGSVEIVALADSDLAAITPKARSGARAALAAPGAGAAPFGTPRALPGAMANPYANGMPDVFSSVFGASPEAGAEALPFSAPMSAPMNMPMGAPMNAGANAVVNASAGAIAGPSVGAPMNAAASETANPAGYPAPFSATNPAFSPSTAPSITVPGNPLDASTATASAASQPSASMFNTFNAPAAPAAPTGSSARAAANRLSEDIRADLLKAAGVPVAPVAANDIPAPRTMAESNPWLIDHARRIAAEQQQQGEYSARPAGMTPAVASAKGLGIAVDASEPAMRSTLVPPIIDTPDWAREAAEVAARRTVQRLAPEQADDGRTPAAVAEAIKARMEQVVKDTVMNELSSMRGMMEEHFTGLLWGERQRRNPARAALTKHLFAAGFSAQLVQMMVDNLPADVETMDGGMDWVRTVLESNLPVMENEDALMERGGVFALMGPTGVGKTTTTAKLAARCVMRFGASKVALLTTDSYRIGGHEQLRIFGKILGVSVHAVKDSADLQLALSELRNKHIVLIDTIGMSQRDRLVSEQIAMLCRAGQPVQRLLLLNATGHGDTLNEVVQAYQRAPDQQPLAGCILTKLDEATNLGGVLDAVIRYKLPIHYVSTGQKVPENLYVATKKFLIKSTFCIPRDHSPFVPQDDDMPALLSSLSARSTAELHEVRFG, via the coding sequence TTGAACATTCGTAAATTTGTCGGTGCCAACAGTCGCGACGCGCTGCGTCTCGTTCGCGAAGCACTGGGCCCCGATGCGGTCGTGTTGTCGAACCGGACGATGGGCGACGGCAGCGTCGAAATCGTCGCGCTCGCCGATAGCGACCTCGCCGCGATCACGCCGAAAGCACGTAGCGGCGCGCGCGCCGCGCTGGCGGCACCGGGCGCCGGCGCCGCTCCGTTCGGCACGCCGCGCGCGTTGCCGGGGGCCATGGCGAATCCGTACGCGAATGGCATGCCGGACGTGTTTTCGTCGGTGTTCGGCGCGAGCCCGGAAGCGGGCGCGGAAGCGCTGCCGTTCAGCGCTCCGATGAGCGCTCCAATGAATATGCCGATGGGCGCGCCGATGAATGCTGGAGCGAACGCTGTCGTCAACGCGTCCGCTGGTGCGATCGCCGGCCCGTCCGTCGGCGCGCCGATGAACGCCGCCGCGAGCGAAACCGCGAATCCGGCCGGCTACCCGGCGCCGTTTTCCGCGACGAACCCGGCGTTTTCTCCGTCGACCGCGCCGTCGATCACCGTGCCGGGCAATCCGCTCGACGCAAGCACCGCCACTGCATCCGCCGCAAGCCAGCCGTCGGCGAGCATGTTCAACACCTTTAACGCACCCGCGGCACCCGCCGCACCGACGGGCTCCAGCGCCCGCGCGGCGGCCAACCGTCTGTCGGAAGACATCCGCGCGGATCTGCTGAAGGCCGCCGGCGTGCCGGTCGCGCCAGTTGCCGCCAACGACATCCCCGCGCCGCGCACGATGGCCGAATCGAATCCGTGGCTGATCGATCACGCGCGCCGCATCGCCGCTGAGCAGCAGCAACAGGGCGAATACAGCGCGCGCCCCGCCGGGATGACGCCCGCCGTCGCGAGCGCCAAGGGCCTCGGCATCGCGGTCGACGCGAGCGAGCCCGCGATGCGCTCGACGCTGGTGCCGCCGATCATCGACACGCCCGACTGGGCGCGCGAAGCCGCCGAAGTCGCCGCGCGCCGCACCGTGCAGAGGCTCGCTCCCGAGCAGGCCGACGACGGCCGCACACCGGCCGCCGTCGCCGAAGCGATCAAGGCTCGCATGGAGCAGGTCGTCAAGGACACCGTGATGAACGAGCTGTCGTCGATGCGCGGGATGATGGAAGAACACTTCACGGGGCTGCTGTGGGGCGAGCGCCAGCGCCGCAACCCGGCGCGCGCCGCGCTCACCAAGCATCTGTTCGCCGCGGGTTTTTCCGCGCAGCTCGTGCAGATGATGGTCGACAACCTGCCCGCGGACGTCGAGACGATGGATGGCGGCATGGACTGGGTTCGCACGGTGCTCGAATCGAACCTGCCGGTGATGGAAAACGAAGACGCGCTGATGGAGCGCGGCGGCGTGTTCGCGCTGATGGGCCCGACCGGCGTCGGCAAGACCACGACCACCGCGAAGCTTGCGGCGCGCTGCGTGATGCGCTTCGGTGCGAGCAAGGTCGCGCTGCTGACGACCGACAGCTACCGGATCGGCGGTCACGAACAACTGCGCATCTTCGGCAAGATTCTCGGCGTGTCGGTGCACGCGGTGAAGGACAGCGCCGATCTGCAACTCGCGCTCTCCGAACTACGCAACAAACACATCGTGCTGATCGACACGATCGGCATGAGCCAGCGCGACCGCCTCGTGTCCGAGCAGATCGCGATGCTGTGCCGCGCCGGCCAGCCGGTGCAACGTTTGCTGCTGCTCAACGCGACCGGCCACGGCGATACGCTCAACGAAGTCGTGCAGGCCTACCAGCGCGCGCCGGATCAACAGCCGCTCGCGGGCTGCATCCTGACCAAGCTCGACGAAGCGACCAACCTGGGCGGCGTGCTCGATGCGGTGATCCGCTACAAGCTGCCGATTCACTACGTGTCGACCGGTCAGAAGGTGCCGGAAAACCTGTACGTCGCGACGAAGAAATTCCTGATCAAGAGTACGTTCTGCATACCGCGCGACCATTCGCCGTTCGTGCCGCAGGACGATGACATGCCTGCGCTGCTGTCCTCGCTGTCCGCACGTTCGACGGCCGAGCTGCACGAGGTTCGCTTTGGATAA